In the genome of Fulvivirga maritima, one region contains:
- a CDS encoding O-methyltransferase, producing MEFTDVELQQYVEQHTKAESEVLKKLNRETHANVLRPRMLSGHLQGRVLSMLSHMIKPKCILEIGTYTGYSAICLSEGLTTGGKLITIDVNEELEEMVRGYFEEAGLTSSIEYIIGNAVEVVPTLDIQPDIVFIDADKASYSAYFDMVIDKMASGGFIIADNVLWSGKVVGDKIDKKTQVIMDFNEKVHNDERVENVLFPIRDGLMVMRKI from the coding sequence ATGGAGTTTACAGATGTAGAATTACAGCAGTATGTAGAACAACATACTAAGGCTGAATCAGAAGTATTAAAAAAACTAAATAGAGAAACACATGCTAACGTGCTAAGACCTAGAATGCTTTCCGGGCATTTGCAAGGGCGTGTACTTTCTATGCTTAGTCATATGATCAAGCCCAAATGCATTTTGGAAATAGGCACCTATACCGGATATTCAGCTATTTGCCTGTCAGAAGGATTAACGACTGGTGGTAAACTTATTACCATTGATGTGAATGAAGAGTTGGAGGAGATGGTAAGAGGCTATTTTGAAGAGGCAGGGCTAACTTCCTCTATAGAATATATTATAGGTAATGCAGTGGAAGTAGTGCCTACATTGGATATTCAGCCTGATATAGTGTTTATAGATGCCGATAAAGCCAGTTATTCGGCTTATTTCGATATGGTAATTGATAAAATGGCTTCGGGAGGTTTTATTATTGCGGATAATGTGCTGTGGAGCGGTAAAGTGGTTGGTGATAAGATAGATAAGAAAACTCAGGTGATTATGGATTTTAATGAAAAAGTTCATAATGATGAGCGTGTAGAAAACGTTCTGTTTCCTATACGTGATGGTTTAATGGTAATGCGCAAAATTTAA
- a CDS encoding LysM peptidoglycan-binding domain-containing protein has translation MPKRLLFLLFLLPFLVQAQGPRVPSRMEFAGIKLRIAEGARKEIQDDVDALTKSPKYFNIKVERARSYFPIIERVFKEEGLHDDFKYLVLQESALIPDAVSTSNAVGFWQFKDFTAQEVGMRVDGHIDERMNIVSSSRGAAKYMKKNNQFFDNWLHALQAYQMGAGGAMRVLGKGDQGANSMVINKKTYWYVKKYLAHKIAFQDAVNEAGLVQLREYDNGAGKTLKDVSRETGVSLAQLQDYNKWLKKGKIPDDREYTVIVPITELQNVNLSAFKNNGKNNTRPEVSRTVEYDFDNPDKYPVYEDYVMASRGSIVDINGMPGTIAKSGDKIPELAEKGELDLKKFLKYNDIDISDGLVAGQVYYFKKKKNKAKTHYYVIQPGESLWSVSQKFGIKLKKLKSKNRIRKNDDEVKAGRVLWLRFIRPARVEPEYRTVKEPNEKPQVISSKSVVKKEEEKAPQEEPEIAMEEVAVPVIKESDASVVKKDEPSVNKVKPSASQQYADPVEEKVEEENEEVWEENEAVEEDEQPFEGRSQVHVVKPGETLYSISRMYNITIKDLLAWNDMDISQKLSIDQKLVIYNKSMIVKEEAAPVQREQAEEIYHTVKQGDTMYNIARKYEVTIEEIMKWNDKTDFSIGLGEKIKIVKRPNK, from the coding sequence ATGCCCAAAAGATTATTGTTCCTTCTTTTTTTGCTGCCTTTCTTAGTGCAAGCTCAGGGACCAAGAGTGCCTTCCAGAATGGAGTTTGCAGGAATAAAACTGCGCATTGCAGAAGGAGCACGTAAAGAAATTCAGGATGATGTAGATGCGCTGACCAAAAGCCCAAAGTACTTTAATATTAAGGTAGAGCGAGCGCGTTCTTATTTCCCTATCATAGAAAGGGTTTTTAAGGAAGAAGGCCTGCATGATGATTTTAAATACCTGGTTTTGCAGGAAAGTGCTCTAATACCTGATGCTGTCTCCACCTCAAATGCAGTGGGATTTTGGCAGTTTAAAGATTTTACCGCTCAGGAGGTAGGCATGCGTGTAGATGGCCATATCGATGAAAGGATGAATATTGTGTCATCATCTCGCGGAGCGGCCAAATATATGAAGAAGAACAATCAGTTTTTTGATAACTGGCTACATGCGTTGCAGGCCTATCAGATGGGAGCTGGTGGAGCCATGAGGGTGCTGGGTAAAGGTGATCAGGGTGCTAACTCTATGGTCATTAATAAAAAGACCTACTGGTATGTGAAGAAATATTTGGCGCATAAAATCGCTTTTCAGGATGCTGTGAATGAAGCGGGCTTAGTGCAGTTAAGAGAATATGATAATGGTGCAGGAAAGACTTTAAAAGATGTTTCCAGAGAAACGGGAGTGAGCCTGGCTCAGCTGCAAGACTATAACAAGTGGCTAAAGAAGGGAAAAATACCTGATGACCGTGAGTATACCGTTATAGTGCCAATTACAGAATTGCAAAATGTTAACCTGTCTGCTTTTAAAAATAATGGAAAAAATAATACGCGCCCCGAAGTAAGTAGAACGGTGGAGTATGACTTTGATAACCCTGATAAATATCCTGTTTATGAAGATTATGTTATGGCCTCACGGGGTAGCATTGTAGATATTAATGGTATGCCTGGCACCATTGCGAAGTCAGGAGATAAAATACCTGAACTAGCTGAGAAGGGAGAGCTTGATCTGAAAAAATTCCTGAAGTATAATGATATAGATATCAGTGATGGTCTTGTTGCTGGGCAGGTTTATTATTTTAAGAAAAAGAAAAATAAGGCTAAGACTCATTATTATGTTATTCAACCAGGAGAAAGTCTCTGGTCAGTATCTCAAAAGTTCGGCATTAAGCTGAAAAAGCTTAAGTCTAAGAACCGGATAAGAAAAAATGATGACGAGGTAAAAGCAGGTAGAGTGCTATGGCTTCGATTTATAAGGCCAGCCAGAGTGGAGCCAGAGTATAGAACCGTGAAAGAGCCAAATGAAAAGCCACAGGTGATATCGTCAAAGAGTGTAGTCAAGAAAGAAGAAGAGAAGGCTCCGCAGGAAGAACCAGAAATAGCTATGGAAGAGGTGGCTGTGCCTGTAATTAAAGAGTCAGATGCCTCTGTAGTGAAAAAGGATGAGCCTTCAGTTAATAAGGTGAAACCATCTGCCAGTCAGCAATATGCTGATCCTGTAGAAGAGAAAGTAGAAGAAGAGAATGAGGAAGTCTGGGAGGAGAATGAAGCTGTGGAGGAGGATGAACAACCTTTTGAGGGGAGAAGCCAGGTACATGTGGTGAAGCCAGGAGAAACACTTTATTCGATTTCACGCATGTATAATATAACCATAAAAGATCTGCTGGCGTGGAATGATATGGATATTTCTCAAAAACTGAGTATTGATCAAAAATTAGTTATTTATAATAAGAGTATGATAGTGAAGGAAGAAGCTGCTCCCGTACAGAGAGAGCAGGCGGAGGAGATATATCATACTGTAAAGCAGGGTGATACAATGTATAATATTGCCCGGAAATATGAAGTAACTAT